In a genomic window of uncultured Sphaerochaeta sp.:
- the amrS gene encoding AmmeMemoRadiSam system radical SAM enzyme, with product MKLQCDFCWRHCLLGEGQRGVCSVRENQGGVLVTRSYGELVALSVDPVEKKPLYHFLPFTRTLSLAMFGCNLSCTFCQNHQISQIEYEGEISYRPVDAQQLPRMANEQRCPSVSFTYSEPLVWQDYMMEVSAACKESSLATIMVTNGTFSEEALARLKPLIDAYNIDVKGNEQFYRDMCNGSLKPVLRGLEVLARSSCHVEVTTMVMETRHSLEDIRSLGRILGDLGVQVWHLSRYVPRYLCTDPPTSEAYLQEALSVASFSSIPYVYAGNSSLGQATCCPSCHTLLIEDRMARDAGYAKPLDRGVCPQCGAAIYGRFKA from the coding sequence ATGAAACTTCAGTGTGACTTCTGCTGGCGCCACTGCCTCCTTGGGGAGGGACAACGGGGTGTCTGCTCAGTGCGAGAAAACCAAGGTGGTGTGTTGGTCACCCGATCATACGGAGAACTGGTCGCCCTCTCCGTAGACCCGGTGGAAAAGAAGCCTCTCTACCATTTCCTTCCGTTCACCAGGACCCTTTCCCTGGCTATGTTCGGCTGCAACCTCAGCTGCACCTTCTGCCAGAACCATCAGATCAGCCAGATCGAGTATGAAGGGGAAATCTCCTATAGGCCGGTGGATGCACAGCAACTGCCACGCATGGCAAACGAGCAAAGGTGCCCTTCGGTCAGCTTCACCTACAGCGAACCGCTGGTGTGGCAGGACTACATGATGGAGGTGTCCGCTGCGTGCAAAGAGTCCTCCCTGGCAACCATCATGGTGACCAACGGTACCTTCAGTGAGGAGGCACTTGCCCGCCTGAAGCCTCTCATCGATGCATACAACATCGATGTGAAAGGCAATGAGCAGTTCTATCGGGATATGTGCAATGGCAGCCTGAAGCCGGTGCTGAGGGGCCTGGAGGTGTTGGCAAGAAGCTCTTGTCATGTGGAAGTGACCACCATGGTCATGGAAACCCGCCACAGCCTGGAGGATATCAGGAGCTTGGGACGCATTTTGGGCGATCTTGGTGTACAGGTTTGGCATCTGAGCCGCTACGTTCCCCGCTATCTCTGCACCGATCCTCCTACCAGCGAAGCGTACTTGCAGGAAGCGCTTTCGGTTGCCTCCTTCTCCTCCATACCCTATGTGTATGCGGGAAACTCCTCTCTTGGCCAAGCCACCTGCTGCCCCTCCTGCCATACCCTTTTGATCGAGGACCGGATGGCAAGAGATGCAGGCTATGCAAAGCCTCTCGATCGTGGGGTCTGCCCACAGTGCGGGGCTGCAATCTACGGCCGCTTCAAAGCATGA
- a CDS encoding ABC-F family ATP-binding cassette domain-containing protein, whose product MVRLNGINVAYGDRYILRNADVLVRSGDRIGLVGPNGAGKSTLLKVICGEEKPDSGEVVTEGGTIIGYFSQNVGEMQGRTALEEVIAGSGAVYEIGLELEQLEHRMADPESNFSDADMDRYGELQTEYLARDGYDLVSRSEEILTGLGISKERQQQRVETFSGGWKMRIALVKILALMPDVLLMDEPTNHLDLESIIYLESWLSSFKGDLVMTSHDRQFMTRICSRTIEVANGEVTSYSGDYDFYLREREIRREQLIATFNRQQARFAKDEEFIAKFAARASHASLVQSRIKALEKIERISLPPETKLMQVQFAPCQRSGDQVVVMKDLAKEWPLAGGKTHPVFHGVSATVMRGNKIALTGVNGAGKSTLLKTIVGMTEPSDGQVSLGASVNLGYFSQYSSDVLDPNKTIFEEVSDRVPMTTIPVLRAMLGAFLFSGDDVDKKIGLLSGGEKSRVMLACMLANPVNFLVLDEPTNHLDIQSREVLLDALVRFEGTLMIVSHDRYFLKHLANRVFEIDYGKLNVYEGDYAYYLHKSGKE is encoded by the coding sequence GTGGTCAGACTCAATGGCATCAATGTAGCGTACGGTGATAGGTATATTCTCAGGAATGCGGACGTTCTGGTCCGAAGCGGCGATCGCATCGGATTGGTAGGCCCCAACGGGGCGGGAAAAAGTACCTTGCTGAAGGTCATCTGCGGGGAAGAGAAACCTGACAGTGGCGAAGTCGTCACCGAAGGCGGCACCATCATCGGGTATTTCAGCCAGAATGTGGGGGAGATGCAGGGACGTACTGCCTTGGAAGAGGTGATAGCCGGCTCTGGAGCCGTCTATGAGATCGGTCTCGAGCTGGAACAACTTGAGCATCGCATGGCCGATCCCGAGAGTAATTTCAGTGATGCCGACATGGACCGCTACGGGGAGCTGCAGACCGAATACCTTGCACGTGACGGATATGACCTGGTCAGCCGTAGTGAGGAGATTCTCACCGGCCTGGGCATCTCCAAGGAGCGGCAGCAGCAGAGGGTGGAAACCTTCAGCGGTGGTTGGAAAATGCGCATTGCCTTGGTCAAGATCCTTGCCCTCATGCCGGATGTCCTGTTGATGGACGAACCGACGAACCACCTTGACCTGGAGTCGATCATCTACCTCGAATCGTGGCTCTCCTCCTTCAAGGGTGATCTGGTGATGACCAGCCATGACCGCCAGTTCATGACCCGCATCTGCAGCCGAACCATTGAGGTTGCCAACGGCGAGGTCACCAGTTACAGCGGTGACTATGACTTCTATCTTCGTGAGCGGGAGATCCGCCGCGAACAGCTCATCGCAACTTTCAACCGCCAGCAGGCTCGTTTTGCCAAGGACGAGGAGTTCATCGCAAAGTTCGCCGCCCGTGCCAGCCACGCTTCCCTGGTGCAGTCGCGCATCAAGGCGCTTGAGAAGATTGAGCGCATCAGCCTTCCGCCTGAGACCAAGCTCATGCAGGTACAGTTTGCACCCTGTCAGAGAAGTGGGGACCAGGTAGTGGTCATGAAAGACCTTGCCAAGGAGTGGCCGCTTGCAGGAGGGAAGACCCATCCGGTCTTCCATGGGGTCAGCGCAACGGTGATGCGGGGCAACAAGATTGCCCTCACCGGTGTGAACGGGGCGGGCAAGAGTACCCTGCTGAAGACCATAGTCGGCATGACCGAGCCCTCCGATGGACAGGTAAGCCTGGGAGCGAGCGTAAACCTCGGTTACTTCAGCCAGTATTCCAGTGATGTGCTGGATCCGAACAAGACCATCTTTGAAGAAGTGTCGGACCGGGTCCCCATGACCACCATTCCTGTCCTCAGGGCGATGTTGGGGGCCTTCCTCTTCAGCGGGGATGATGTGGACAAGAAGATCGGCCTGCTCAGCGGCGGGGAGAAGAGCCGCGTCATGCTCGCCTGCATGCTGGCCAATCCGGTGAATTTTCTGGTGCTTGACGAACCGACCAACCACCTTGACATCCAAAGCCGCGAGGTCCTGCTGGATGCGCTGGTACGCTTTGAGGGAACCCTCATGATCGTAAGCCATGACCGTTATTTCCTCAAGCATCTGGCAAATCGGGTCTTCGAGATTGATTACGGCAAGCTGAACGTCTACGAAGGCGATTATGCCTACTATTTGCACAAGAGCGGGAAGGAGTAA
- a CDS encoding C-GCAxxG-C-C family protein: MDTNYTEKARQLRSKGYNCAQAVACSFSDVVGLDEAIIFSMMEGFGGGMGGHQATCGALSGAVAIAGLVTSKGSVEGQTKALTYEKSKALVDAFAQRCKSLVCKELLGEETGIELQSCDNCVEEAVLLVQEMLQKK, encoded by the coding sequence GTGGATACAAACTATACGGAGAAAGCACGGCAGCTGCGCAGCAAGGGCTACAACTGCGCCCAGGCTGTGGCCTGTAGCTTCAGTGACGTCGTGGGACTGGACGAAGCGATCATCTTTTCGATGATGGAAGGTTTCGGCGGAGGTATGGGCGGCCATCAGGCAACCTGCGGGGCCCTCAGTGGTGCCGTTGCGATAGCGGGTCTTGTCACCAGCAAAGGGAGTGTGGAAGGCCAGACGAAAGCGCTGACCTATGAAAAATCCAAAGCGCTGGTGGATGCGTTTGCCCAGCGGTGCAAGAGCCTGGTTTGCAAGGAGTTGTTGGGAGAGGAAACCGGCATTGAATTGCAATCCTGCGACAATTGTGTTGAGGAAGCTGTACTTTTGGTGCAAGAAATGTTGCAAAAGAAGTAA
- the purE gene encoding 5-(carboxyamino)imidazole ribonucleotide mutase, translating into MQTTQNCKVAVVMGSASDLDRVQGAFQVLTELGIPFEKRILSAHRTSDDTIAFADTAAQRGLKVLIAAAGKAAHLGGVLASRTLLPVIGIPLSTSLSGIDALFSTVQMPTGYPVASVAIDGAANAALLAAQILALQDPELAEKLGQRRLAMAEQARSADKRINESFS; encoded by the coding sequence ATGCAGACAACACAGAATTGCAAGGTTGCCGTAGTGATGGGAAGCGCGAGCGACTTGGACCGGGTCCAGGGAGCGTTCCAGGTACTTACCGAACTGGGCATACCCTTCGAGAAGCGGATCCTCTCCGCCCACCGTACCAGCGATGACACGATTGCCTTTGCAGACACAGCTGCCCAGCGCGGCCTCAAGGTGCTGATTGCAGCGGCAGGGAAGGCAGCCCATCTTGGTGGGGTGCTGGCCAGCAGAACCCTTCTGCCGGTGATCGGAATTCCCCTGTCCACCTCACTTTCCGGCATTGATGCACTCTTTTCCACGGTGCAGATGCCCACCGGCTACCCGGTGGCGAGTGTGGCCATAGATGGGGCGGCCAATGCAGCCCTGCTTGCCGCCCAGATCCTGGCACTCCAGGATCCCGAGCTGGCAGAGAAGCTGGGCCAAAGGCGCCTCGCCATGGCCGAGCAGGCAAGAAGTGCAGACAAGCGAATCAACGAGAGCTTTTCCTGA
- the purC gene encoding phosphoribosylaminoimidazolesuccinocarboxamide synthase, with the protein MQKAQQLYEGKAKKVYATDEKGVYIVAYKDDATAFNGLKKGTIAQKGSINNRVSNHLMQLLEKEGIPTHFLKELSDRETAVRKVLIIPLEVIVRNIAAGSLATRLGLEEGTKLGCTVLEFCYKRDDLGDPLVNEYHIRALGLASDDELAQLSAYSLRINTILGLYLLDLGIELVDFKLEFGITDEGKLILADEISPDTCRFWDTKTGKKLDKDRFRRDLGDVEAAYQEVLSRLMGVN; encoded by the coding sequence ATGCAAAAAGCGCAACAACTGTATGAGGGAAAGGCGAAAAAAGTCTATGCAACCGATGAGAAGGGTGTCTACATCGTCGCCTACAAGGATGACGCAACAGCCTTCAATGGGTTGAAGAAAGGGACCATAGCCCAGAAGGGAAGCATCAACAATAGGGTGAGCAACCATCTGATGCAGCTCTTGGAGAAAGAAGGCATACCCACCCACTTTCTGAAGGAGCTTTCCGACCGGGAGACTGCGGTCAGGAAGGTGCTCATCATCCCCCTGGAAGTGATCGTACGCAACATTGCAGCCGGCTCGCTGGCGACCCGTCTCGGTCTTGAGGAGGGAACAAAGCTTGGCTGTACGGTGCTTGAGTTCTGTTACAAACGGGATGATCTGGGCGATCCTCTGGTCAACGAATACCACATCAGGGCCCTCGGTCTTGCAAGCGATGACGAGCTTGCCCAGCTCAGTGCCTACAGCCTGAGGATAAACACCATCCTTGGCTTGTACCTGCTTGATCTTGGCATTGAGCTGGTGGACTTCAAGCTTGAGTTCGGCATCACCGATGAAGGCAAGCTGATCCTCGCCGATGAGATCTCCCCCGATACCTGCAGGTTCTGGGACACCAAGACAGGCAAGAAGTTGGACAAGGATCGGTTCCGCCGTGATCTCGGTGATGTTGAGGCGGCTTACCAGGAAGTGCTTTCCCGGCTGATGGGTGTCAACTGA
- the purF gene encoding amidophosphoribosyltransferase has protein sequence MGKLKEACGLFGIYSEAAVDTALACHLGLYALQHRGQEGCGIALNDRGTLSLQKDLGLVAEVFPEPVQVTPTTRMAIAHTRYGTSGERSRENVQPLLIRHQMGSMALAHNGNLTNDQVLRSELEKQGSLFHTTSDTEVIAYIITKHRLSSECVEEAIEKAMDELKGSYSLLVMSASKLIAVRDPYGFKPLCIGTLGDGYVFASESCALDAVGARFLRDVQPGEICIVDAKTGQLESRKRHVGERKGSLCVFELIYFARPDSVIDTISVHQARLRSGAFLALEHPAQADVVIGVPDSGIDAAIGYSWQSGIPYGIGFIKNKYIGRTFIQPKQGERESGVRIKLNPIASTVAGKRVVLIDDSIVRGTTSKRIVRLLREAGAKEVHLRSSAPPFLHPCYYGTDIDSRKDLFAHKYTHQEMQKILDVDSLGFLLPEQVLKLSDHPSIGFCSACFTGSYPCEPPQGVVDASSESQ, from the coding sequence ATGGGCAAGCTCAAGGAAGCCTGCGGGCTGTTCGGCATCTACTCAGAGGCCGCTGTGGACACCGCACTTGCCTGCCATCTTGGTCTTTATGCCCTGCAGCATCGGGGTCAGGAGGGGTGTGGCATCGCATTGAATGACAGGGGAACTCTTTCGTTGCAGAAGGACCTTGGTCTTGTTGCTGAGGTGTTTCCTGAGCCTGTCCAGGTCACTCCCACCACCAGGATGGCCATCGCCCATACCCGGTATGGGACCAGCGGTGAGCGTTCACGTGAGAATGTGCAGCCCCTGCTCATCCGCCACCAGATGGGAAGCATGGCCTTGGCCCACAATGGCAACCTCACCAATGACCAGGTGCTGCGTTCGGAGTTGGAGAAGCAGGGCTCGCTCTTTCATACCACCAGCGATACCGAGGTGATAGCCTATATCATCACCAAGCACCGGCTTTCCAGTGAGTGTGTGGAGGAAGCGATCGAAAAGGCGATGGATGAGCTGAAAGGCTCCTACTCGCTTCTGGTCATGAGCGCCAGCAAGCTCATCGCCGTACGCGATCCCTACGGGTTCAAGCCGCTGTGCATCGGAACGCTTGGGGATGGTTATGTGTTTGCCAGTGAGAGCTGTGCCCTCGACGCCGTTGGCGCCCGCTTCCTGAGGGATGTGCAGCCCGGGGAAATTTGCATCGTCGATGCGAAGACCGGCCAGCTGGAGAGCAGGAAAAGGCACGTGGGTGAGCGAAAGGGCAGCCTGTGTGTCTTTGAGCTGATCTATTTCGCCCGCCCTGACAGCGTCATCGACACGATAAGCGTACACCAGGCACGGCTGCGCAGCGGCGCCTTCCTTGCCCTGGAGCATCCAGCCCAGGCGGATGTGGTCATCGGGGTTCCTGACAGCGGCATCGATGCGGCCATCGGATACTCCTGGCAGTCGGGCATCCCCTACGGGATCGGGTTCATCAAGAACAAGTACATCGGCCGGACGTTCATCCAACCCAAGCAAGGGGAACGGGAGAGCGGGGTGCGCATCAAGCTCAATCCCATCGCCTCCACGGTTGCAGGCAAGCGGGTGGTGCTCATCGATGATTCGATCGTACGGGGAACCACCAGCAAGCGGATCGTCCGCCTGCTGCGCGAAGCTGGGGCAAAGGAGGTGCATCTGCGCTCCTCCGCCCCTCCCTTCCTCCATCCCTGCTACTACGGAACGGACATCGATTCGCGCAAGGACCTGTTCGCCCACAAGTACACCCATCAGGAGATGCAGAAGATCCTGGATGTCGATTCGTTGGGTTTCCTGCTTCCCGAGCAGGTACTCAAACTCAGCGACCATCCATCCATAGGGTTCTGCAGTGCCTGCTTTACCGGCTCCTATCCGTGCGAGCCACCACAAGGAGTTGTAGATGCATCCTCAGAGTCACAGTGA
- the purM gene encoding phosphoribosylformylglycinamidine cyclo-ligase — protein MHPQSHSERYAESGVDIRRGYEAVELIKAHVARTAIKGVHSDIGGFGGMFELDLSECPNPVLVSGTDGVGTKLKLAFALDKHDTIGIDCVAMCVNDVICCGARPKIFLDYIALGKLEPKKVEQIVKGVAQGCLLAGCALIGGETAEMPGFYAAGEYDIAGFCTAVVDKTKIFDTSSIREGDVLVALPSSGVHSNGFSLVRSIFDLDKHPENLGTSYPELGTTLGAALLEPTRIYVNEVLSLSGKVAIKGASHITGGGFFENIPRSLPEGLGARIEKQSVRIHPIFSLMQKLSSIDDRQMFNTFNMGVGMVLILDKDDAKQALSLLPDAYVLGSVVASDEALVLL, from the coding sequence ATGCATCCTCAGAGTCACAGTGAACGGTATGCCGAAAGCGGGGTGGATATCCGCCGCGGGTATGAGGCGGTGGAGTTGATCAAGGCCCATGTGGCAAGAACTGCCATCAAGGGAGTGCACTCGGATATCGGCGGCTTTGGCGGCATGTTCGAACTCGACCTCTCCGAGTGCCCGAATCCGGTGTTGGTCAGCGGGACCGACGGGGTGGGCACCAAGCTCAAGCTTGCCTTTGCCCTGGACAAGCACGATACCATCGGCATCGACTGCGTGGCCATGTGCGTCAACGATGTCATCTGCTGCGGCGCACGGCCGAAGATCTTTCTCGACTACATCGCATTGGGAAAACTCGAGCCGAAGAAAGTGGAGCAAATCGTCAAAGGGGTTGCCCAAGGCTGCCTCTTGGCCGGTTGTGCCCTGATAGGGGGTGAGACGGCCGAGATGCCCGGTTTCTATGCAGCGGGGGAGTATGACATCGCGGGTTTCTGTACCGCAGTGGTGGACAAGACCAAGATCTTCGATACCTCCTCCATCAGGGAAGGGGATGTGCTGGTGGCCCTTCCTTCCTCGGGAGTGCACTCCAACGGCTTCTCCCTGGTCCGTTCAATCTTTGACCTGGACAAGCATCCCGAAAACCTTGGGACATCCTATCCTGAGCTTGGCACCACGTTGGGAGCGGCCTTGCTCGAGCCTACGCGCATCTACGTCAACGAGGTGCTCTCCCTCTCAGGGAAGGTAGCTATCAAGGGAGCGAGCCATATCACGGGGGGAGGGTTCTTCGAGAACATTCCCCGCTCCCTCCCGGAGGGTTTGGGTGCAAGGATTGAGAAGCAAAGTGTGAGGATCCATCCGATCTTCAGCCTTATGCAGAAGCTCTCCTCCATCGATGACCGACAGATGTTCAACACGTTCAACATGGGGGTGGGCATGGTCCTCATCCTGGATAAGGACGATGCCAAGCAAGCGTTGTCACTCCTTCCTGATGCCTATGTACTGGGCTCAGTGGTGGCAAGTGACGAGGCTTTGGTGCTCCTATGA
- the purN gene encoding phosphoribosylglycinamide formyltransferase, with protein sequence MIRIAVLASGSGTNLQALLDADLVPGKVVLVASDKPDAPALGRSRRKGIPSIGLDRKALGRKALEQELVGLLADYAIDLIVLSGFLTILSAQFVNAYRNRIINIHPSLLPSFGGKGYYGERVHEAVLKRGVKISGATVHLVTEEADEGPILAQQALSVADDDTPETLGRRIRETIEWTLLPKTVQQYCRTLEEEMQIEHYLKGLRYPGRGIACGMSEEGKALLVYFITARSKHSRNRMLVAQNEAVRTEALDESLLVDPSLIIYRAIDRIGNAFVVANGDQSEAILASLSSGRSLEEGLADSTYEPDAPNYTPRISALFQAEDTRSYTLSILRRREDSSCEHAFFPYANLQAGEGHLIHTYEREAEPLPSFEGEPRRVLLKGSGEQLARSVWQSLDEQVRVGLCVKEIDLDSHEVQTIIINAEERR encoded by the coding sequence ATGATACGGATAGCGGTACTGGCAAGCGGAAGCGGCACCAATCTCCAAGCGCTTCTGGACGCCGATCTGGTTCCCGGCAAGGTGGTGCTGGTGGCAAGTGACAAGCCCGATGCACCGGCCCTTGGGCGCAGCAGAAGGAAGGGGATCCCTTCCATCGGCCTCGATCGCAAGGCACTGGGAAGAAAGGCCCTTGAGCAGGAGCTGGTCGGCCTGTTGGCTGACTATGCGATTGACCTGATCGTGCTCAGTGGGTTTCTGACCATCCTCTCAGCACAGTTTGTCAATGCCTACAGGAATCGCATCATCAACATCCACCCCTCCCTGCTCCCCTCTTTCGGGGGAAAAGGGTATTATGGGGAGCGTGTCCATGAAGCGGTTCTCAAGCGCGGGGTGAAGATCAGCGGTGCGACGGTCCATCTGGTGACCGAAGAGGCGGACGAAGGTCCCATTCTCGCGCAACAGGCGCTCAGTGTTGCCGACGATGACACACCAGAAACCCTTGGAAGACGAATCCGGGAGACCATTGAGTGGACCTTGTTGCCCAAGACGGTGCAGCAGTACTGCCGGACATTGGAGGAAGAGATGCAAATCGAACACTATCTGAAAGGCCTGCGCTACCCCGGCAGGGGCATCGCCTGCGGCATGAGCGAGGAGGGCAAAGCCTTGCTTGTCTACTTCATCACTGCCCGCAGCAAGCACAGCAGGAATCGCATGCTTGTCGCCCAAAACGAGGCTGTGCGTACCGAGGCACTCGATGAGAGTCTGCTTGTGGACCCGTCCCTGATCATCTACCGCGCGATCGACCGTATCGGCAATGCATTCGTGGTGGCGAACGGGGACCAGAGTGAGGCCATCCTTGCCTCCTTGTCCAGCGGTCGCTCCTTGGAGGAAGGCTTGGCCGACAGTACCTACGAGCCGGATGCGCCGAACTACACCCCGCGCATCAGCGCCCTTTTCCAAGCCGAGGATACCCGTTCCTACACCCTCTCCATCCTTCGCAGGAGAGAAGACAGTTCGTGTGAGCATGCCTTTTTCCCCTACGCCAACCTGCAGGCAGGAGAGGGCCATCTGATCCATACCTATGAGCGGGAAGCGGAGCCTCTTCCCTCCTTTGAGGGGGAGCCTAGGAGGGTGCTTCTCAAAGGAAGCGGAGAGCAACTTGCCCGGTCCGTCTGGCAGAGCCTGGATGAGCAGGTCCGGGTGGGCTTGTGTGTGAAAGAAATCGATCTGGATAGCCATGAGGTCCAGACCATCATCATCAATGCAGAAGAGAGGAGATAG
- a CDS encoding phosphoribosylaminoimidazolecarboxamide formyltransferase produces MDRLELKYGCNPNQKQAAISVASGNLPLEVLNGKAGYINLLDALNGWQLVSSLKKATGLASAASFKHVSPAGAAVGLSLDDVERRMYFIPEKQELSNLAAAYVRARGADRMSSFGDFISLSDECDLSTAKIIKAEVSDGVIAPSYTPEALEVLKQKKGGSFTVLAIDSGWQAPLLETRSVFGITFTQEHNAVVLDRSVLEPVVTHEQAIPEEAVIDLLVALNTLKYTQSNSVCYAKRGQTIGVGAGQQSRIHCTRLAGDKADLWHLRQCKAVLDLPFLPKLSRNDKDNAVEHYLQGELDEWQRYFSEEVSPLSAEQKQEILSRVSGVSLASDAFFPFRDNIDRAARSGVSYVVQSGGSLRDELVIEACDAYKMVMVCNSIRLFHH; encoded by the coding sequence GTGGATCGTCTTGAATTGAAGTATGGGTGCAACCCTAACCAGAAACAGGCTGCCATCAGTGTGGCATCAGGAAATCTTCCCCTTGAGGTGCTCAACGGCAAGGCAGGATACATCAATCTGCTCGATGCCCTCAATGGATGGCAGCTGGTCAGCTCACTGAAGAAGGCAACCGGCCTTGCCAGTGCCGCTTCGTTCAAGCATGTGAGTCCTGCAGGAGCGGCCGTGGGACTGAGCCTTGATGACGTGGAACGACGCATGTACTTCATTCCAGAAAAGCAGGAGCTGTCGAACCTGGCTGCAGCGTATGTGCGGGCCCGCGGTGCCGACCGGATGTCCTCCTTCGGTGATTTCATCAGCCTCAGCGATGAGTGCGACCTCAGTACTGCCAAGATCATCAAGGCGGAAGTCAGCGATGGGGTCATCGCCCCCTCCTATACCCCCGAAGCGTTGGAAGTGCTCAAGCAGAAGAAAGGAGGTTCCTTCACGGTCCTCGCCATCGATTCCGGTTGGCAAGCCCCGCTTCTGGAGACACGCTCGGTGTTCGGCATCACCTTCACCCAGGAGCACAACGCTGTTGTCCTGGACAGGTCGGTCCTCGAGCCTGTGGTGACACACGAGCAAGCTATTCCCGAGGAGGCGGTGATCGACCTCCTGGTTGCCCTGAATACCCTCAAGTACACCCAGTCCAACTCCGTCTGCTATGCAAAACGCGGCCAGACCATCGGGGTGGGGGCAGGCCAGCAGTCACGAATCCACTGCACCCGTCTCGCCGGGGACAAGGCGGATCTCTGGCATCTGCGCCAATGCAAAGCCGTACTCGATCTTCCCTTCCTTCCCAAGCTCAGCCGCAATGACAAGGACAATGCGGTGGAGCACTACCTGCAGGGGGAGCTGGATGAGTGGCAGCGCTACTTCTCCGAGGAGGTGAGTCCTCTATCAGCAGAGCAGAAACAGGAGATCCTCTCGCGTGTCAGTGGGGTCAGCTTGGCCAGTGATGCCTTCTTCCCCTTCCGTGACAACATCGACCGCGCTGCCCGCAGCGGGGTCTCCTATGTGGTGCAAAGCGGCGGGTCCCTTCGTGATGAGCTGGTCATCGAGGCCTGTGACGCGTACAAGATGGTGATGGTCTGCAACTCCATCCGTCTCTTCCACCACTAG
- the purD gene encoding phosphoribosylamine--glycine ligase: MRVLIVGSGGREHALAKAIAKSALHPVLYGIGVNAGMSALAEMQDIRLSDHQAILSYAWDKQIDFAVIGPDQCLVDGLVDLLEAGGIHCFGPTKRASRVEGSKAWAKAFMQRHHIPTPACRVFTGIDEAKEYGATCPLPIVIKADGLALGKGVVIAEDRDTVFSTLTSMMVDHIHGMSGDTIVMEQFVTGPEVSLLVLCDGEHVLPLASAMDHKRAWDGDTGPNTGGMGVVAPNPYYTQDVADDCMQHIVLPTIRGLKEEGSAFIGCLFFGLMLTPEGPVVIEYNCRFGDPEAEAVLALLDADVLDLLVGAREGMLDTKSVKFHPGYAVSVTLASKGYPIASEAGKTIRIGHLPPGSSVLHAAVKRSSDGTLTSTGGRVLHVVGRAETLTEARNLAYEAVKQVAFEGMHYRADIGCRALEGEESDGSSGAVVS; this comes from the coding sequence ATGCGCGTCCTCATAGTCGGTTCGGGCGGCCGCGAACACGCCCTGGCAAAGGCAATTGCAAAGAGTGCTTTGCATCCCGTTCTCTACGGTATTGGGGTGAATGCCGGCATGTCAGCGTTGGCAGAGATGCAGGACATCAGGCTTTCCGACCATCAGGCCATTCTCTCCTACGCCTGGGACAAGCAGATTGATTTTGCCGTCATCGGGCCGGACCAGTGCTTGGTCGACGGATTGGTGGATCTCCTGGAAGCAGGGGGAATCCACTGTTTCGGCCCCACCAAGCGTGCAAGCAGGGTAGAAGGCAGCAAGGCGTGGGCAAAAGCCTTCATGCAGCGCCATCACATTCCCACGCCCGCCTGCCGTGTGTTCACCGGTATCGATGAAGCGAAGGAGTACGGTGCTACCTGCCCGCTTCCCATCGTCATCAAGGCCGATGGACTTGCATTGGGCAAAGGGGTGGTCATCGCTGAGGATAGGGACACGGTCTTTTCCACGCTCACCAGTATGATGGTAGACCACATCCACGGCATGAGCGGGGACACCATTGTCATGGAGCAGTTTGTCACAGGGCCGGAGGTCAGCCTCTTGGTCCTCTGCGACGGTGAGCATGTGCTTCCTTTGGCCAGTGCCATGGACCACAAGCGGGCCTGGGATGGGGATACAGGGCCCAATACCGGTGGCATGGGTGTGGTTGCCCCCAACCCGTACTACACCCAGGATGTGGCTGATGATTGCATGCAGCACATCGTGCTCCCCACCATCAGAGGGCTCAAGGAAGAAGGCAGCGCATTCATCGGCTGCCTTTTCTTCGGCCTCATGCTCACCCCCGAGGGTCCTGTGGTCATCGAATACAACTGCCGTTTCGGCGATCCTGAAGCCGAAGCCGTGCTTGCGTTGCTGGATGCAGATGTGCTCGATCTGCTGGTCGGTGCGCGGGAAGGAATGCTCGACACCAAGAGCGTGAAATTCCATCCGGGCTACGCCGTTTCCGTCACTTTGGCCAGCAAGGGGTATCCGATCGCATCAGAGGCGGGCAAGACGATCCGCATCGGCCATCTTCCTCCTGGATCCTCTGTATTGCATGCTGCGGTGAAGCGGTCGTCTGATGGAACGCTGACCAGTACCGGGGGAAGGGTGCTGCATGTGGTGGGCAGGGCGGAAACACTGACAGAGGCAAGGAATCTTGCCTATGAAGCGGTGAAACAGGTTGCGTTTGAAGGAATGCACTATCGTGCCGACATTGGGTGTCGTGCTTTGGAAGGGGAGGAGTCTGATGGTTCATCAGGTGCTGTTGTGTCGTAA